The window GAATGGAACGTGATGTTTTTGGGTAAAAGAGGCTTTGATGGCGATACGATCACCAGGCTTCATCTGCCTGACAAGCGCCGAGAATTTATCTTCATCGCCATTTTGCCAGATGCCTTCTTCCAAAAACCTGTTGGTCTGGTCGCCATCGGACCACATTGAGCCAACAAACCAGTAATGCACCCTTTCAGCACCAGGGTCATCGCTGGGAGCATCCTGGTCATCTTCATCGCCTGCAAACTTGACCCGCGCCGTCCGGAAGATGTCGGCTGCCCATTCTGACGAAAGATCAGCGGTCCGGCCCTGCTCTGTTAACTGCCAGACGCCTCGGCCCGGCGAGGTCAACATTCCGGCGTTGGTCAGATAGAGGCGCGCAAAGTGTACCCTGTTCTCGAACTTCGAGCGGCCATTCTGATTGGTGAGCGCTAGAAACTCCTCCGGTATCTCATGCCGCTTAATTAGCTCACCAATGACTTCACGAGGGCGGGCCTGGCCACCGAGATCCCTCATGATCTCGATCACGGGTGCGAAATAGCTGACGAATTGTGGTACGCCCTCGATCTTCAGCTTGTGTAAGCCCACGACCCTGCCTCCCCTTGCAACTGAAGCGAGAATGTCAGGATCGCTTACAAAGGCCAAGGCGTTGGGTTGGGATATGAACATGTCTCCGGTGCCCACAACCGAAAAGCGCACGCGCCCCATTTTGGTCGTGAGCACCTGAATCATCGAGCGGCCGACGCTCCGATCTGTCGGAAAACAGAAAATATCCACAAGTATTGATCTTAATATATGCAGAGTTGCATCTGTTGTTTGGCAGCTGCATTGTTTGCAGGGCTCGTCGCGGCCATAATAGTTGTGGAGTTGAGGGGCCGATCCAATTTGGTTGCGCCCCGCGTATCCGCGCGTCCGCGCCTCACTGCGGGCAAAAGTGCCCGGCGGCCCTTGGCGTTTCGGAGAGCGGAGCGCCGGGCGGGTGCCATGACCCCTGACAACAATGATGAAGGCTCAATTCCTTTCACCGTCGATTTGCCGGGCTGTTGCCTGCGTCCGTCTGGCGCTGTTCACGCCCGCGGACGGCTCGCGGACGGCCCGCGCGGCACTCGCTGCCCATTCCCGCCTTCACGCGGCCACGCCGCCTTCAGCAACTTTCTTCACCCAAGGTGATCCACCCTCTTCAGTATCGCGTATTCGATACAAGATACCGCTTCCCGGTATCCGCGAGGCTGGCCGGCTTCCCCCGGACGCCCGGCCTCGTTCCGGCAATAGAAACGGAGACTGTTCGATGCGTATGACCGCCATGATTTCCTCGACCGCTGCCGCTGCCGCGCTTCTGGCTGCGCCGGTACTTGCTGACCATCACCGCGGCCCGGCCGACATTGTCGACACGGCTGTCGCTGCGGATGATTTCAACACGCTGGTGGCTGCCGTTCAGGCCGCTGACCTTGTTGATGCGCTCAAAGGCGAAGGCCCGTTCACGGTGTTTGCGCCGACCGACATGGCTTTTGCCGACCTGCCCGAAGGCACGGTAGACACCCTGCTGATGCCGGAAAATCAGGCCCAGCTGCAGGCCGTGCTCACCTATCACGTCGTGCCGGGCAGCTACACGTCAGACAGCGTTGGCCCGGGCAGCTATGATCTTGAAACCCTGCAAGG is drawn from Glycocaulis alkaliphilus and contains these coding sequences:
- a CDS encoding fasciclin domain-containing protein — translated: MTAMISSTAAAAALLAAPVLADHHRGPADIVDTAVAADDFNTLVAAVQAADLVDALKGEGPFTVFAPTDMAFADLPEGTVDTLLMPENQAQLQAVLTYHVVPGSYTSDSVGPGSYDLETLQGSTVNVVVGEDGSVTVDGANVITADIEASNGVIHVIDAVILPN